A stretch of Ignavibacteriota bacterium DNA encodes these proteins:
- a CDS encoding PilT/PilU family type 4a pilus ATPase, whose amino-acid sequence MAVMQYISKDLPHHLFGVEKQEWLAKKLETQDDRAIQLLRMFYEGILLRMREIEASDIDLGSLGTNGKIWMRVHGDKKPMEDLPSLPSPLCDVLIQAVVTPKQRLTLINNRNLDFSYQARVGEELHRYRGTAYFDLDSPAMNMRAINAKIRPYESYNFHINVTRIVNLQHTKEGLILITGITGSGKSTTLDAIIDANNSSVPSHIIIIGAPIEYVHTPKRSVVRHREVGRDVMSFKDGTVQALRQDPDIVVIGEMRDPETIMSALEITDSGHKVFSTLHTSSATESIDRVVGEVPPIEQDRVRNRLADVLRCVVSQKLVPTIDGKRALATEVLVVTPSVRSAIKNGNTGEIYQMINEGQALGMHTMEQDLKRIVGLGKISIEEALNHANNKKRMQQLLGMK is encoded by the coding sequence ATGGCCGTGATGCAGTACATCTCGAAGGATTTGCCGCATCACCTGTTCGGTGTCGAAAAGCAGGAATGGCTCGCGAAAAAACTGGAGACGCAGGACGACCGCGCGATACAGCTCCTGCGCATGTTCTACGAGGGTATTCTCCTGCGCATGCGCGAGATCGAGGCATCCGACATCGACCTCGGCAGTCTCGGCACAAACGGAAAGATCTGGATGCGTGTTCACGGCGACAAGAAGCCGATGGAGGATCTGCCGTCGCTTCCTTCGCCGCTCTGCGACGTGCTGATCCAGGCCGTGGTGACGCCGAAGCAGCGGCTGACACTCATCAACAACCGCAACCTGGATTTTTCGTATCAGGCGCGGGTGGGCGAGGAGCTGCACCGTTACCGCGGAACCGCGTACTTCGATCTCGACTCGCCCGCCATGAACATGCGCGCGATCAACGCGAAGATCCGCCCCTACGAGAGTTACAACTTCCACATCAACGTGACGCGGATCGTGAATCTGCAGCACACGAAGGAAGGACTGATTCTGATCACCGGCATCACCGGATCCGGAAAGAGCACCACGCTGGACGCGATCATCGACGCGAACAATTCGAGCGTGCCGTCCCACATCATCATCATCGGCGCGCCGATCGAATACGTGCACACGCCGAAGCGTTCCGTCGTCCGCCACCGCGAAGTGGGCCGCGACGTGATGTCGTTCAAGGACGGCACCGTGCAGGCGCTGCGCCAGGATCCGGACATCGTGGTGATCGGTGAAATGCGTGATCCTGAGACGATCATGTCGGCGCTCGAAATCACAGATTCCGGTCACAAAGTGTTTTCAACCCTGCACACCTCGTCGGCGACGGAGAGCATCGACCGTGTTGTCGGCGAAGTGCCGCCCATCGAGCAGGACCGCGTGCGCAACCGTCTTGCCGACGTGCTCCGCTGCGTCGTGTCGCAGAAGCTCGTGCCGACCATCGACGGAAAGCGCGCCCTCGCCACGGAAGTGCTTGTCGTGACCCCCTCCGTGCGCTCCGCAATCAAGAACGGGAACACCGGCGAAATCTACCAGATGATCAACGAGGGCCAGGCCCTTGGAATGCACACGATGGAGCAGGACCTCAAACGCATCGTCGGGCTCGGGAAGATCAGCATCGAAGAGGCGTTGAACCACGCCAACAACAAAAAACGCATGCAGCAATTGCTGGGCATGAAATAA
- a CDS encoding type II/IV secretion system protein, which produces MIDKVGFALLHKGVIDSDVISRAIAIKEREAGSGQRSLAQILVSEFKVDHDAVFSEVAKVYAFKELRLDDGSMDERRQTFIKQLLDTLTPQQKQYLVEAKALPWKYDEQASDKLIIIAADPTHKHLPRIAYYFRARKYEVYFVRSTALQPHIEGLLRSENVFLESLKDIEAEIQDTDFESGIDEAALDQEINKSMLVNFFEGCLVEAVRQGASDIHIFPSGLSSTEFHFRVDGKLRVWNRIDGSRPEAVLAVVKDRSRGVDRFERDAAQDGYIQRQIDNTIIRFRVSVLPIVGSEYTMKYESVVIRVLDSRKVITDIRKIGFQEKAYEWFNKAIRKPQGMVILTGPTGSGKSTTLVAALYAVISPQVNVLTVEDPVEYVIAGARQIKIGPRTNFEQAIRAILRHDPDIVMVGEMRDKMTADIAIKLANTGHLTFSTLHTNDAPSAVTRLFKMGIEPFLIAYAINLIVAQRLVRRLCPKCKRPADKLDVAEALSAGFTEEEIETTTFYEPVGCPSCMGGYRGRAAIHESLYFSSAVRRAIFESGEEINEDLVRSIAVSEGMLTLRGSARERVKEGVTCIAEVVAATMEEES; this is translated from the coding sequence CTGATCGACAAAGTCGGATTTGCGCTCCTGCACAAGGGCGTGATCGATTCCGACGTGATCAGCCGCGCCATCGCCATCAAGGAGCGCGAGGCGGGCAGCGGGCAGCGCAGTCTTGCGCAGATACTCGTGTCGGAGTTCAAGGTGGACCACGACGCGGTATTCAGCGAAGTCGCCAAGGTCTACGCCTTCAAGGAACTGCGCCTCGACGACGGCTCGATGGACGAGCGCCGCCAGACCTTCATCAAGCAGCTCCTCGACACACTCACGCCGCAGCAGAAGCAGTACCTCGTCGAAGCGAAGGCGCTGCCCTGGAAATACGACGAGCAGGCGTCCGACAAACTCATCATCATCGCGGCCGATCCGACGCACAAGCACCTTCCGCGTATCGCGTACTATTTCCGCGCGCGGAAATACGAAGTGTACTTCGTGCGTTCGACCGCCCTGCAGCCGCACATCGAAGGGCTGCTGCGCAGCGAGAACGTCTTCCTCGAGAGTCTCAAGGACATCGAGGCCGAGATTCAGGACACCGATTTCGAATCGGGCATCGACGAAGCGGCTCTCGATCAGGAAATCAACAAGAGCATGCTGGTCAACTTCTTCGAGGGCTGCCTCGTGGAAGCCGTCCGGCAGGGCGCGAGCGATATTCACATATTCCCTTCAGGGCTGTCCAGCACCGAATTCCATTTTCGTGTCGACGGCAAACTCCGGGTATGGAACCGCATCGACGGCAGCCGGCCCGAGGCGGTGCTCGCGGTGGTGAAGGACCGCAGCCGCGGCGTCGACCGCTTCGAGCGCGACGCGGCTCAGGACGGGTACATACAGCGACAGATCGACAACACCATCATCCGATTCCGCGTGTCGGTGCTGCCGATCGTAGGAAGCGAATACACGATGAAATACGAGAGCGTCGTCATCCGCGTTCTCGACAGCCGCAAGGTCATCACCGACATACGCAAGATCGGTTTCCAGGAGAAGGCCTACGAGTGGTTCAACAAGGCCATCCGCAAACCGCAGGGCATGGTGATTCTGACTGGTCCGACCGGAAGCGGAAAGAGCACGACACTTGTCGCGGCTCTGTACGCGGTGATCAGCCCGCAGGTGAACGTGCTCACGGTCGAGGATCCCGTCGAGTACGTGATCGCCGGCGCGCGGCAGATCAAGATCGGACCACGCACCAACTTCGAACAGGCCATCCGCGCGATTCTGCGCCATGATCCCGACATCGTGATGGTGGGTGAAATGCGCGACAAGATGACGGCCGACATCGCGATCAAGCTCGCGAATACGGGCCATCTCACCTTCTCGACGCTGCACACCAACGACGCGCCCAGCGCGGTGACCCGACTCTTTAAAATGGGCATCGAGCCCTTCCTCATCGCGTACGCGATCAACCTGATCGTGGCGCAGCGCCTTGTGCGCCGGCTCTGTCCGAAGTGCAAACGTCCCGCCGACAAACTCGATGTGGCCGAAGCGCTGAGCGCGGGCTTCACGGAGGAGGAAATCGAAACGACGACATTCTACGAACCTGTCGGCTGCCCGAGCTGCATGGGCGGGTACCGCGGCCGCGCCGCGATCCACGAATCGCTCTACTTCTCGTCCGCCGTGCGACGGGCAATCTTCGAGTCCGGCGAAGAAATCAACGAGGATCTGGTCCGCTCCATCGCCGTCAGCGAGGGCATGCTCACCCTGCGCGGATCCGCGCGTGAACGCGTGAAGGAAGGTGTGACATGTATCGCCGAAGTTGTGGCCGCCACGATGGAGGAGGAAAGCTGA
- a CDS encoding type II secretion system F family protein — protein MPEFRFTGAVPSGKTVQGNISASNAGEARKKIQELSKGRPFKVSKLEKRATFLYKVQKGTDKPITGEQKAFSKEEVITGLTGMGFKVHYVRKRLREASGKPPTTDLITFVRLSAELLREKLPFNEVLALLSNDIDNRVLREALRDINNDLRQGKETERVFAKYEGVFGKFTSKMLGLASKSGAMAEMYDSTAKFLERNMEFKKSMKSAMMMPMITLVLLILAVIFYVAYIFPETARMFLKYGIELPPMTEQTLKMSDWLVANIVWFILFLIGSVAGCVAVYLNPKGRQWLDKTKMQIPVLGSLIHKTCIEVFSRVFYSLYSGSGENIDVIKTAAEATGNTYFEHQIKSTTIPMMLKHGKGLHESLEASGVFTKTALSRYHAGSETGMVRETALQLANFYERETTYRLKSVVDFMQLWVALIIMIVMTAITVVSSEVSIIKPKTPGGMGAIDMLMLMLPATAGVRGAVDALKARIRARRSRAAENTTTSN, from the coding sequence GAAGCGCGCGACCTTCCTGTACAAGGTCCAGAAAGGGACCGACAAGCCGATCACGGGCGAGCAGAAGGCGTTCTCGAAAGAGGAGGTCATCACCGGTCTGACCGGCATGGGTTTCAAGGTGCACTATGTGCGCAAGCGGTTGCGCGAGGCCTCCGGCAAGCCGCCCACAACGGATCTGATCACCTTTGTGCGTCTGAGCGCCGAACTGCTGCGGGAAAAACTCCCGTTCAACGAAGTGCTGGCGCTGCTGTCGAATGACATCGACAACCGTGTGCTTCGCGAGGCGCTGCGCGACATAAACAACGATCTACGCCAGGGCAAGGAAACCGAGCGTGTCTTCGCGAAGTATGAAGGCGTTTTCGGAAAGTTCACGTCGAAGATGCTCGGACTCGCCTCGAAGAGCGGCGCGATGGCCGAGATGTACGACTCGACGGCGAAGTTCCTCGAGCGCAACATGGAATTCAAGAAGAGCATGAAAAGCGCGATGATGATGCCGATGATCACCCTCGTCCTGCTCATCCTCGCTGTCATTTTCTACGTCGCGTACATTTTCCCCGAAACGGCGCGCATGTTCCTCAAGTACGGCATCGAACTTCCGCCGATGACGGAACAGACCCTGAAGATGAGCGACTGGCTCGTGGCGAACATCGTGTGGTTCATACTTTTCCTGATCGGCTCCGTGGCCGGCTGTGTCGCCGTGTACCTCAATCCCAAGGGCCGACAATGGCTGGACAAGACAAAGATGCAGATACCCGTGCTGGGATCGCTGATACACAAGACCTGCATCGAGGTCTTCTCGCGCGTGTTCTACTCGCTCTACAGCGGATCCGGCGAAAACATCGACGTCATCAAAACCGCGGCCGAAGCCACGGGCAACACATACTTCGAACATCAGATCAAGAGCACCACCATACCGATGATGCTCAAACACGGCAAGGGTCTTCACGAATCGCTCGAGGCCTCGGGTGTATTCACCAAAACCGCCCTCTCGCGATACCACGCGGGCTCCGAGACGGGTATGGTTCGTGAAACCGCCCTGCAGCTCGCCAACTTTTACGAGCGCGAAACCACGTACCGGCTCAAATCGGTAGTGGATTTTATGCAGCTCTGGGTGGCGCTCATCATCATGATCGTCATGACTGCCATCACCGTCGTGTCGTCGGAAGTATCGATCATCAAGCCGAAGACCCCCGGCGGCATGGGCGCCATCGACATGCTCATGCTGATGCTCCCGGCCACGGCCGGCGTGCGCGGGGCCGTCGACGCACTGAAGGCGCGCATCCGTGCGCGCCGCAGCCGCGCCGCGGAAAACACGACGACGTCGAACTGA